From Ignavibacteriales bacterium:
CTCCATCAAGTCTTTCTGCTTGCGTGGTACGTATCGTCGAAAATTGCCCGGCTGCGGATACGAGCTTCAGACTGTCGTTGAGAGTCGCGATGACACGCCAATAGTGAGTCTTGTCCAGGCTCAGCGGACCAATCGGAGTTGTCACGGAACTCAGGGTGTTCACGGTCAGCAGGACTGGAGTGAAATTCGCATAGTACGAGACCTGCACCTGATACGACACAGCGTTCGGTACTCCTGTCCACGTGAGTGCGGGAGTCAGTGATACGTTTTTTGCTCCGTTCGACGGTACGACAAGATTCGATGGGAAGAGCATCGGACCGCCCCCGTCATTCGTCTTATACAGTCCACTCCCCACCGCCCAGACTTTCGCCGTATCAAGGCAATGAAGGGCATAGAACGAGCCTGTCGACCCAGTGCGCTGCAAGCCCCATGTTGTGCCACCATCGGTAGTCTTCATGACAGTTCCATTCCATCCAACTGCCCATCCCCGGGACGCGTCAATGAAGCGAATTCCCGTAAGCCAGTTCAGCGTCGGAGGAGATTGACTCACCCATGACGCTCCCCCGTCCGTGGTCTTCAACATCCTTGCATCTGCGCCGACAGTCCACCCAAGTTGTGAGTTGAGGAAGAAGACATCCATGAGATATGCAAATGCATCTATTGCCTGTGAGATCCATGTAGCACCGCCATCCGTCGTCTTGAAAACAACACTAGCGCCAACAACGTACGCCCTCTGAGGATCGATCGCATCCACTCCATTAAGGTAGGTGGTTGTTGGCACGGTTTGAGAATTCCAGGATGACCCACCGTCCGTCGTCTTGAGCACGAGACCGTCCTGTGTCACAGCCCATCCGGTTTGAGTATCGACAAAATCTATGTCTTTTATGTCTTGCGCAGTCCCACTTGTTTGTGGCATCCATTGAGTCCCCCCGTTGGAAGTTTTGACGATTACCCCCTTGGACCCTGCTGCCCAGCCAACGGACGAGTTAACGAAGCATATAGAATAAAGCACCGAGGACGTGCCCGACGTTTGCGTCGTCCACGAGCTTCCGCCGTCTGTCGTCTTCAGTATGTCCCCGCTGTAGGTACTCATCCAGCCAAGAGATTGATCGACGAACGTGACTGACATGGACAAGCCGTAGGTCCCCGATGTCTTGACCCACCCTGTCGCACTGGTGACAAAGCTCCACGCACCGGCCCATTTGCAGGTCCCGGTGCTGTCTGTTGCGTTCACGCGCCAATAGTAGGTGGTATTGGCGATCAGACCTGTCGCCGGGCAAACCGTATCTGCCACGCTCTTATCGAAAAGCAGGGCTGAAAAATCAGCCGTGCTTGATAGTTGCACTCGATAGGAAGCTGCGCCAACCGATCGATTCCATCGTAACGTACTGTTCAGCGGCACACTCACCGATTGGTTGGGAGGAGCAGCCAACGAAGGCATGGGGGGACCCACTATAATGGTTGTGAATTTCCAGGTCGTGGAGTAAGCACTAGACATTCCTCCGACAGAGGCACGTACATGCCAGAAGTATTCCGTGCTGGCACTGAGGCCATTGGCGAGGTATGAAGTGTCACTCACCGTTTGATCGATGAATGTGGATGCGAAACTTTGAAGGGTTGAAATCTGCATCCGGTAGGAAGTTGCATCCTCGACCCTGTTCCAATACAATGTAACATTGCTCGGCGTGCCTGTGGAGTTGTTTACCGGACCGCAGAGAAGTGGAGCCGAAGGCGTCAGAGACTTTGTCTTGAAACTCCAGACTTCCGACCAGTTGCTGATACCGTCGTTATCGTACGCGGCCACACGCCAATAGTACTGCGTTTCAGTTGACAAGCTGGCGAGAGTAAAAGAAGCGGACAGAATCCCCGAAGAGTCGATCCATGTGAAGCCTTCGTACCAACTATACCTGCACACCTGAACTCGATAGGACGTGGCATTGCTCACTGCCGCCCAGCTCAGAGTTGGATTCAAACCTACAGAGGTTGCTTGATTCGCTGGTGCAAGGATCAGTGGTGTAGAAGATCCAACTCCCGGCGATTTCGTTGCCTTGAGGATGGTCGAAGATCCGACGGCCCATCCAGTTGAATCATTGACAAAGCACAAACCGTAGAGATAATTGGTCGTACCTGATGTTCTTGTTTGCCACGTTGCTCCACCGTCCGCGGTATACACCATTGCCCCGCTGGTCCCCACAGCCCAACCTCTGAGTGAATCCAGGAACCAGAGTCCTTTGAGGTCGGCGTTGGTCCCCGCCTCACTCCACAGCCAACTCACCCCTCCATTCGTCGTGCGATAGAAACCCCGTTGTGCGAGCACCCAGCCTTTCTGAGGACTGGTAAAAAACATATCCGCTGTGTACGATACGGTCGTGTTCTTGACCCACGTGGCGCCTCCGTCAGAGCTTTTGTACACTCCATTCCTGTCGACAGCCCAGACGGTTGAACCATCGAGTGAAAAAACTGAATAGACATATTCGGAACTTCCCGTGCTGGATGCGAGCCACGTCGAACCCCCGTCCGTCGTTCTGAGCACAACACCACCACCTGCAGCGATCCACCCCTTTGAGGGATTCAGGAACCGGACGCGATTGAGAGTTTGTGTCACTCCGGTCGCTTGACTGATCCATGTGCTGCCTCCGTCCCGAGTGACGAACAATTTGCCGGACTCACCAGCAGCCCAACCCGTCAAACTGTCGGCGAAGAATACTGAATTCAGGTAGACACTTCCTGCTCCATTCTGCACATTCCAATTCTTCCCTCCGTTGGACGTCTTCAGGATCACACCGCTGTTTCCGACAACCCACCCTGTCGATGGTGTGACAAAGTGAACACCCATGAGGTATGCATAACTACTGACAGATTGATTTCGCCACGTGATGCCCAGCGTTTCGAATCGTTGGACCTTGCTCCAGAAACTTGTCCCGCCGCTGTATTCTGCACGAACCCGCCAGTAGTAGGTGGCTGTAGGTTCCAGATTTGCCACAACGTACGCCGTGTCCGCAATGCCGCTCTTGTCAACAACGGCTGAGGAAAAGCTAATTGAATTTGAGATCTGCAGTCGATATGTCGAAGCACCGACTGACCGGTTCCACTGAAAGCTTGTGCCGGACAGGACCCCCAAAGCGTTCGGTGCCGGTGTCACCGGCTTGGGAGTGAACATCGCCGCCCCTCCTCCGTTATTTGTCTTCAGCACTGCACCATACGCGGCAATCCATGCAACAGACTCACTCACAGGATGGATACCGTAGAAGGACGAAGAAGAGGTGGCATTTGTGGATTGCAGACCCCAAGACTTCCCGCCGTCAGTCGTTTTCAAGATCGTCCCTTCGTAACCGACTGCCCACCCTGTGCTCGTGTTTGCGAATCCCACAGAAACGAGCGTGGTAGTCGCCCCGCTTACCGCTGAGACCCAGGTATCTCCAGCATTGGTTGTCCGGAGGATGGTGCCACTGTCGCCAACGGCATATCCAGTCGAGGCATCGAGGAATCGGAGAGCATTAAGCTTACGCGAACTTGGAATAACTTGCTCCGACCAAACCCGCCCACCATCAAGAGTCTTCACAATGACTCCCTCATAGGGGTATGCCCCTTTGTAGCCTGCCATCCAACCGCTGTTCTTGTCAACAAACGATACTGCACCGAAATACTGACCTGAGCTCGTCCAGGTTTTCGTCCAAGATTCTCCCCCATCATCTGTCCTGAATACATTCGTTGAGCCGACAGCCCAACCGGTTTGTTTGTCTACAAACGACGCAGCTTGCAGATAGTCGGTTGTTCCGCTGTTCTTTAGTATCCACGTCGTCCCCCCATCTGTCGTCCTTAGGATTGTACCATTCGTGCCAACCGCCCAACCATCGAGGCTACCGATAGCACACAGGCTGTAGAGCCAGGTTGAATTCCCCCCCGAAAGGCTCTGCCAGCTCGCTCCACCGTCGGTCGTTTTCAGAATCGTTCCACCTTCCCCGACCGCTATGCCAAGCTGAGGAGAAGAAAGTGCGACAGAGATAAGATTCTTGCTCGTCCCGCTGGCGACGGACGTCCACGACGTACCACCGTCTGTTGTTCTCAGAATAGTACCAGATGGCCCAATGGCGATCCCCTTTTGATTATCGAAGAAACATACCGAACTAAGCCGCACAGTTGTACCACTTGTTTGTGTGTTCCACGTCGTCCCCCCGTCCGCCGTCTTCAGTATCGCTCCGCCTTCCCCCACGATCCATCCCGTGTTCGCATCAACAAAATGTACTCCGTCTAACCAGTTCGTCGTGGGAAGAACGCCTACCCCCCATGTCTGGCCTCCGTCGGTGGTCTTCCAGACAGAGCTGCGTTTCCCCTGGATGTTCGTCGAAATTCCGTAGAAGATATCATCCGTGATTGAGATATAAGAAGCCGTGATCCCTACCGCCCATCCCAGGAGGCTGTTGGCAAATGAGACCTCCTTGACCCAGGAAGTTCCGAGGCTGATATTGCTCCAGGTCGAGCCCGCGTCCGTCGTGCGCAAAATCTGGCTGCCACTCCCAACAACAACCGCAGTTGTTGAGCCCGTGAATTGGATGTCTTCGTAGAAGCGTAATCTGGTTTCGCTGACGGGCGCAGTCCATGTCGCGCCTGCATTGGTGGAACGTATTATCTTGCCGTCCGACCCCACTGCGCACGTGATGCTGCCTGAGGTAGCGATGGCGTACAGAGTCTTTGCAGTACCCGAAGGGACTGACTCCCATGTCGATCCGCCGTTTGTGGTTTTGTACAGCACTCCCGAGGATCCGACGACCCAGATAGTCGATGCATCGACAAAGCGAACATCATTCAAAGTCTCGCTAATCTGGAAATGCTGTTTCGTCCAGGTCACACCGGCATCAGTTGAACGTATCACCGTGCGATTCTCGCCAACCACAAGAACTGTGTTGGCATCTTGAGCATAGAGGCTTGTCATGGAACTGATCGGAGGCTGGGTTGTGGTAGTCCACCCCGCCTGGCGAGAGAAAAGTTCTTCTGAACAGAAAAGGAACAGGCCGAGAAGCAGTAGTTTCTTCATGGGAATGCCTCCAATGTCCATTGCACACAATTTGTCAGAGATCTTCCATGAACCGGGAAAGCCCCTGGCCATCCAGGACTTCATCAGGTTGCCTGGTTCAACGTGTTCATAGAGTGCCGAATGCCTGAACCGTTCCGCATGCTGTATTCGGTGCGCGGATACGAAACAGTAGGGAACTTCTTAACCGCGGTAGGAATCGATTCGCGGCCATAGATAATTTGGAGGATCTTGCCGCGCTCAGCATCGAGGTCGCCATAGAGGCGAAGGGTCGTGGTGTACACGCTCATTATCACAGGCAGTCGCAATGCTGGCAACATATCGAGCTTCAGCTTTCCAGATGCGATGCTGTAACGAATGAGCGGAAGTGCCAGGATGCAGCACAAGAGTACAAACTTACGAAGATTGAGAGGAGTAAAGGTCCGGTCGAGGATCAAATGAAGTGCTTGCTTATGCGTAGAGGTGGACTTCACAGTACACCTGCTTAATGAAAAGCGTCAATTACCGACTACGGTGCGAGGAGGGGGACGGATCAGGTGCTTCCGTGATGCAAAACTACACTTCTTCAAACTGAAAGGCAACAGCTGCGGCGCACAAAATGAAGGGACTATCTCCCTTGCACACAAGGAAAGTAGTCGGGATCCACGTCGACGGTCTTTCCCAGGCGCTCAATATCAGAAACCGGGACGACCAGGATGGTCAAAATCTGTGGAGATTAGTGATATTCAATCCGGTTGCTCGTCTGGTCACTTGCACTTGTCGGCGGGATAGCTGTAGTCAATACCATCGATTTTGACATTGAAACTCGTCACTACGTGGATTGTGTAGTCGTTCTTAATGTTCGTCCAATCAAGATTGTGCGACTCTCCTGCCGTGGAGACCGCCGACGAGAATGAGACCTGACCCTGAAGGTTTTCCGTCTGCGCTCTACCGTTCTTCCACATGTGATTGATACTCACATTGAAACCGGAAACGGTGAAACAAACGGACTGGGATGACGGATCCGCAGGATTATCTTTGCTACATGAAATACACGACACGACAAACAGGATGAATGCCGCTGCTTTTGCCAACACAACTAACTCATTCTTCATTGCTTTGTTCCTCTTCGTTTGAAAGCGGGGGTTACGTTATCCCCGATCGCGTGAACAAGTCCGGATCTTCTCTCCGGCTGCGCAGAGCAGCGAACCTCGACATCCACTATCGTGCAAGCACCATTTTCCTTGTCTCGATGAAACCGCTCCTGCCATCGCCGGGAAGAGGCCGGACTTCAAGCCGACAGAAGTAGATCCCGCTCGGGAATCCAGATGCGTCCCATCTGACAGCATGAGATCCTGGCATCCGAATTCCATCAACAAGTGTTGAGACTTCCCGGCCGAGGAGATCATACACTTTGATCGTAACGAAGCTATGAGCCAACAGCTGAAAGCTAATGGCTGTTTCCGGGTTGAACGGATTTGGATAATTCTGATGAAGGTGAAACTGGACGCGCTGAGTCGAGGGTTGATCCTCAACGGAGGTCCCAGGCGATCCGACAAACCAGGGAATCGCCGTTGGATCAGTTTTGAAGAAGCTGAGCAGGAGGTTGGCTACCTTCGCCTGTCCACTGGAGGAGGGATGAGTCCCATCAGCCTGACAATCACCGCATTGCCAGATGAAGCGATCAACACGCGGCGTCATTCCGTCAGCCCACAGGTACGGACCCCATGAAAGCCATGGAGCCCTTGTACGTGATCCCGAGAATGCGAGCGACGTGTCCCCGCCGATTTGTCTCTCGATCATCCATTTGACTGCAAACCCCGATTCATACGCATAGGGCTCAGGGTTCAACGTGGACGTCGCATAACCAGCATACGTACGGCTCGAGACATAAGTGATTTTCAGGTTGGGATACCGGGATTTCAACAGGCGCACGATGTTCTCCAATTCGCTCTGAAGCAGAAGTGCGTGCGTAGGAAACGCCTGCGTCGGATTCGCATCAGCCTCCTTGAGCCAGACGATCTGGACCTGTTGATTGCCAACGCCGGCGGCCAAGAGACGCCGTTCAACTTCAACCCAGAAACCCGCAGACGGGTCCGCAATGAGCGCGGCAGTTTGTCCCCCCTGCGCTCCGTCGACAATCATAAGCTTCGGATTCTTGTTTGGATCCTTGTCTGCGATCGATTTGAACGCGGAAAACTCCTGCGTTGTGTTGGACATCCCGATCGAAAGCAGGACGATCCTGCCCTGGACGGGATCGACAGTCCCTGAACGGTCCAATGGCTGTATCTGGCGGGCAAACGCTCTCCCACAGGTATCATGTACCCACGGCCGTTCGTTTCTCCCCCCGAGATACAATCCTCCGGAGTATCCTTTATACGTATCAGAGCCGAGTTCGGTAATCGGTTTGAACCCGACGGACACCCCCCAGCAGTTCTGGGCAACAGCAGAAGGAGCTGCCACCAGTAACAGAAGGCAGAAGAATGCAATAGCGAGCAAGATTTTCTTTCCGACTGTGTCGTCGATCATGAGAAGGTACGCTGGATACCGGTGCGGAGTTGGAACTGACAAAGCTACGGCTGTTCGCTCTGAAAAGCAACCAAGTCCTGCGACGAGAGACATCGCGGCAAACGTGCAGCCCGAAAACAAAAAGGGCCGGAGATGCGCTCCGGCCCATACGATGACGAATTGATCGGACCAAGCGAGGCACTATTTCACCGCATTGATCCTCTTGTTGATCTTCTCGACGCTCTGCCTGGCAGTCGCAGAGGCAGGATTCTCCTTGTCGTTTCCTAGTGCTTCCAGAGCAGGGATCACGGATGCGTCGCCGATATCTCCCAGAACCAACGCGGCGTAATTTCTGACCGATTCATTCGGATCCTTGAGGATTTCTTTGACGACGGCCATCGCGTCTCCCCTCCCTTTGCCATACCACCGGATGGTCGAGAGCGATGTGAACCTGGTGGATGTGAATGTCTGGTCTTTCACCATCTCCATTGCGACGGCAACAGCCTGAGCAGTATCCAGCGTGCCGAGGGCATTCAACGCAAAGCCAGCAACGATGTTTTGGCGCGAGGGGACGGTGAGATACCGCTTCACAACTGGCAAAGCGTGTGCCGAATCCACTTTCGCAATCGATGCAAGTGCGCGGCCGAAGACCTGGTAACTTGAATCGTTGAGCGCGCCATTCAGGACTTGAGTGACATCATTTCCTCTCAACCATCGCAATGCGCCGGCAGCAACGGCCCGGACCTCCGACCGCTTGTCTTTGATCGCTGCGAAGAGCGCGGACTTTGCGGCAGGTCTCAACGAATCGTACTTGGCCAATGCCTGGGAGATTTGTGAAGCCGCGTCGCGTCGCACCGCCCAGAACGAATCGTGCAGCATCCGGTCTATGAACACGGAGAAGACATCCCCTTCCTTCTGCATCCGTGCGAGCGCCTGAATTCCGAGGATCCTGTCAACAAGGCTCGTCGCCGACATGGCCTGGTACTTCCATTCGTCAAACGATTTCTCGAATTTCAGCTGCTTGATCAACCAATCTCCCTTGTCAAAAATCACCAGGGAAGGCCTCGAAGCAACAGGAAGCATGTAGGTCGAGTCCTTCGTGAGAATCTCAATCCTATGAGTTGTCGCTCCCGCAGACGTGGTGATCTCGATGTCCACCGGCATGCGGAACACTCCGGTCAGGCTGTCGGTTTTCTGCGTCTGGCGAACGTTAAGCGCTATGTGTTTCGCAGATTCATCCCATTGATACGATACGGCGAAAACCGGATGGCCCGCCTTGTAGACCCACTGATCGAAAAACCATTGAAGATTCTGACCGGTGCTCTCTTCGATCGCGATTTTGAGATCGTTTGTTTCCACAGGCTGGAACGCGTGTTTCGTGATGTAGTGCTTGATTGCCCGATGGTAGAGGTCGTCGCCGAGCAGAAAGCGAAGCATGTGGAGGACAGCGGCCCCCCGTGGATACACGTTTTCGCCATACGACTCAACGCTGACGATGGGCTTCCGTCCACGTGTCGTATCCACGACAACTCCAGCCTGCTGGTTCTGATACAACGTGTAGTCAAACTCATCCTGGCCGAGAAACATCCGGTGGAACAATGGATCATAGTAGCTGGCAAAGCTCTCGTTGAGCCACATGTGGCGAAAGTCCCGGCACGTCACGAGATCCCCCCACCACTGGTGCACGAGCTCATGGGCAAGCAGACTCGTGGAAGGATTGTCAATTCGTCCCCGCGCGTCGGAAACAGCCCAGGTGTCAGAGAGTGTTGTCGCCGAGGTATTTTCCATCCCGCCGAAATGATCTTGAAGAATGATCTGTGCGTATTTTTCCCACGGATAGTCAAACCCGATCGTTTCGTTGAAAAACTTTATCATCGCTGGGGTGTACTTGAAGCTCGCCCGGCCGTTCGTCGTGTCGTCCGTATATACCCAGTACTCAAGAGGAAGCTTGCCGAGGTTATCGCGCAGGATGGTGTATTCCCCTGCCGCGATCATGATCAGGTAGGAAGAATGCGGTTTCGTTTCCTTCCAATGAAATGTCTTCGTCTTTTCCTTCTTGTTTTCTGTGACACTGATCAGCTTGCCGTTCGACAGGAACGAGTATCGCGCGTCCACCGTACCGATGACTTCGGACGTCGATTTGTCATTGGGATAATCGTAGCACGGGAACCAGAAGTGATTGGTCGTTTCTTCGCCCTGCGACCAGATCTGAGACCGCTTGCCGGGTATGGCCCCGCTGGTATTGTTGAATGTAAGTCCCTGCTTCGGAGTGCACGAATATTCAATGGATACCTTGAGTGTATCACGGTATGAGTGCGGCTTGTCGAACTCGATGGAGACACTTGAAGTGGTGGACGTGAACTTCAGGTCTTTTCCCTTCGCATCTTTGACACTCTTAATCTTCATTTCACCGGCATCGAATACTGCCGTTTTCAGAGCGGGGAGCAACGGGACAAAGGTGGTCGTCACCTTCCCTTCGACCGATTTTGCAGAATCGTTTAGCTTGATCTCGATCTTGTAGTGAAGCACATCGTAGGTCCGGTTCGGCGTCTCACCGGGGTCCTTTGGAGAAAAGATCTCCTGCGCGGGAGCCACCGAGATGACGAGGAGAAATAAAATGAGAGAAACGAAAGACTTCATGCTGACTCCTGTTTGATGAAGAATTGACATTCGAATGAAATCTAGGTGAAGATGCCGCCGCAATCAAGAGGCGGGGTGGGACATTTGTGAAATGCCTTCGGTACACGTTAACGAAACAGCGGACAAGCTTAGCTGGGTTATTGTATTCCGTATTCCGCAGCTCGTTTGACATGGAAGAGATCAACGTGCCGATCACGCGGCAGCCAGAGCTGCACCAGTCCCGTTCCTTCCGGCCCGCCAAAGTTTTTCACCCACGCGCCCGCCATGCCATTCTCGTCGCGGGCGAGGACGCTGGAGACCTGACCGGGATCCACCCAGCCGAGTCCAACCCACCAGCCCTGAAGTCCCCATTTTCCCCCTTCCGCTGTGACGCTTGACGCATACCATCCGATCCCTTCGAGACTCTTCCCGGGATACTGGATCCCGAGTATTTTCTGCGAAACCGAATAGTCGATACCGAGCATCTTCCCCGTTGAATCGCGCTTCCATGCAATCGGGTCCGGACCGAGCCAGACCACTTTGCCGCCCGCATCCAGATATTTCCGTATGAGCGCGTTCGGTGATTCTTCTTTGACCAGGGCTTCGGGAACCCGATGTTCTGCGAACACGACGACGCTCCCGCGATTAGGACCAAGCCGCTCCTTCATGAACTCCTCCAGCCCTTTCGAATCAACGACCGTGTATCCAACCTGCTTGAAGTAGTCGCGAATCCATTCATCCGCACCTCCAGAGAACCATTTTCCGGCTCCCGGTTTGGAATCCCAGAAGACCACCCTTTCCGGAGAAGCGGCCGTTGTGTCCGGCGCAGTCGATCCCTTCAAGGCATACATGGTTCCATCGTCACTTCCGAAAAAGACCATACCGTCTGACAGGACCGGAGAAGAGAAGATGCGATCGTTGGTTTTGAACCGCCATTGTTCTGTTCCGCTCACACGGTCAAGCGCGAACAGGTTTCCATCGTTCGATCCGAAATAGACCATCGGCCCGGCGACCGCCGCGGAAGACCAGACCGGGCCGTTTGTCTTGAACCTCCAGACTTCCTTCCCTGATGATTGATCGAGGCTCTGGAGAAACTGCGCATCGGAGCTGCCGGCGAATACCCTGCCATCAGCGATGGCCGGAGTTGAGAGGACCCACGATACCGCATGGTCGTTCACCCACTTCTGCTCTCCCCGTTCGAGGTCAAGCGCATACAGGAAACCATCCCGGCATCCGACTGTCACGATTCCGTTCGCGATGGAGGGGGACGAAACAACCGCCGATCGGTCGAAACCAAAATCCTCGATCTTCAGTGACGCACCCTTCGTGGCGAATTTCCATTTCATCGACCCGTCTTTCGCGTCCAATGCAAGTACGTAGCCGCTCATCGTCCCTACGATCACAAGGTTATTGGCAACTGCGGGCGTAGAACGGATCCGCGATCCGGCAGGATGTTTCCAGAGCATCCTCTTCGTCCTGGTATCGAACGCGTAGATATTGCCGTCACCGCTCCCGATGAACAGAGAATTTCCGACAACCGTCGGTGAGGAAAGATAGTAGTCGAAACCGTTTCGGTACTCCAGGTCCTTTCCCATCTTGAATTTCCAGATTTCTTTGCCGTTGACCGCGTCAAGCGCGTACAAATGCGGATCCCTGCTGGTGAAGTAGACCAGCCCATGCGCCACGGCAGGGGATGAATGAATCGCCCCTCCTGTCTTGAAGTGCCAACGCTCTTTCCCCGAACCTGCATCCACCGCGTAGAAGAAGCCGTCTCCGCTTCCGAAATAGAGGACGTTGTTCGACAACGCCGGTGTGCTTCTCACGGGTCCGTCCGTCTTGAATGTGAACCTGACCCCCTCGAGGCGATGTAACGGTTTGACGTCGTATACGCCGGTGTGCTGCGGATTTGACTGCAGCATTATTGGCCGATCTGCCCCGGCCATCGCTGGTTGCTCCGAAGAAGCTGCCGCATTCACCATCAGGAGAACTGTGAGCAATCGCATCATTTGTTTGCGCCTTTCTGAGTTCAAGAAGATACGTCGTGCGTTCTCATTGTCTTCGATCATACTTTGGAACCCACAAGCGAGCAACCATCGGACCGTTTACGCGAAAGATATTTGCCAGGGTTCGACAATCGAGGAGTGCGGGAGGGACTCATCTTTCGCAAATACGCCACAATCGACCCAGAGTTGCAGGATTGGGAATCTAATTCAGAAGCGAATTGCCCCAACCAGAGCCTTCATTCGTTGAGAGATCCTGACACGGCTATGTGTCGCCCGAATGGCGTTCGGGAATTACTCACGAACAAGACAGCGATGCTGACCAAAGCACCGATACCACCACTTGAAATGTTGTGCTGGTCGATCGCAGGCGGTCGTGCTGATGCGGGTGCGTTTTCAACACCGAGAAGCGGTGTGCGTACAATCACCAACGCGCGCATATGGTTTCTTAGCTTGGGAGGAGGCTCGCTGTCAGAATTTCGTCTTGTTTGAATCCCTATTACGCATTACCTTTGTCGGCAGTTGAACCTTTTTTCTCAGAACACCGCTTCCTCC
This genomic window contains:
- a CDS encoding PQQ-binding-like beta-propeller repeat protein — translated: MMRLLTVLLMVNAAASSEQPAMAGADRPIMLQSNPQHTGVYDVKPLHRLEGVRFTFKTDGPVRSTPALSNNVLYFGSGDGFFYAVDAGSGKERWHFKTGGAIHSSPAVAHGLVYFTSRDPHLYALDAVNGKEIWKFKMGKDLEYRNGFDYYLSSPTVVGNSLFIGSGDGNIYAFDTRTKRMLWKHPAGSRIRSTPAVANNLVIVGTMSGYVLALDAKDGSMKWKFATKGASLKIEDFGFDRSAVVSSPSIANGIVTVGCRDGFLYALDLERGEQKWVNDHAVSWVLSTPAIADGRVFAGSSDAQFLQSLDQSSGKEVWRFKTNGPVWSSAAVAGPMVYFGSNDGNLFALDRVSGTEQWRFKTNDRIFSSPVLSDGMVFFGSDDGTMYALKGSTAPDTTAASPERVVFWDSKPGAGKWFSGGADEWIRDYFKQVGYTVVDSKGLEEFMKERLGPNRGSVVVFAEHRVPEALVKEESPNALIRKYLDAGGKVVWLGPDPIAWKRDSTGKMLGIDYSVSQKILGIQYPGKSLEGIGWYASSVTAEGGKWGLQGWWVGLGWVDPGQVSSVLARDENGMAGAWVKNFGGPEGTGLVQLWLPRDRHVDLFHVKRAAEYGIQ